The Cucumis melo cultivar AY chromosome 6, USDA_Cmelo_AY_1.0, whole genome shotgun sequence genome includes a region encoding these proteins:
- the LOC103483925 gene encoding 50S ribosomal protein L3-2, mitochondrial — translation MSALSRGLISRLRLLSINSGASHSVTSSSYSSSSRTNASCYYFFRAFSTQDLTQASDGSLPASSIIEAKPGTMSSNSRRTGVIAVKCGMSALWDKWGARIPITVLWVDDNIVSQVKTIEKEGITALQIGCGQKKEKHLSKPELGHFRAQGVPLKRKLKEFPVSQDALLPVGTEIGARHFVPGQYVDVTGISRGKGFQGVMKRHGFKGMPASHGASLSHRSGGSTGQRDAPGKVFKGRKMAGRMGGKQRTVKNVWIYKIDPARNLIWVKGPIPGAEGSFVFIKDAMYKRLNKSAILPFPTYFATDGEDTDKLEPLVADLGEVDPFMIGD, via the exons ATGTCAGCTTTATCTAGAGGTCTCATTTCTCGTCTTCGTCTTCTCTCGATCAATTCCGGCGCTTCTCATTCAgttacttcttcttcttattcttcttcttcgagGACAAATGCGTCTTGTTACTACTTCTTCCGTGCTTTCAGTACTCAGGATTTGACTCAGGCTAGCGATGGGTCTTTGCCAGCTTCTTCGATTATTGAAGCTAAACCCGGTACTATGAGCAGTAACTCTAGGCGGACGGGTGTTATTGCCGTCAAGTGTGGAATGTCGGCGTTGTGGGATAAATGGGGAGCTAGGATACCCATCACTGTGCTCTGGGTTGATGATAATATTGTGTCTCAGGTCAAGACTATTGAGAAAGAAGGTATCACAGCTTTACAG ATTGGCTGTGGACAGAAGAAGGAAAAACATTTGAGTAAACCTGAATTAGGCCATTTTAGGGCTCAAGGTGTTCCATTGAAAAGGAAACTGAAGGAGTTCCCAGTGTCACAAGATGCACTTCTTCCAGTTGGTACAGAAATTGGCGCCCGCCATTTTGTTCCTGGACAGTATGTTGATGTGACAGGAATAAGTAGAGGGAAAGGTTTTCAG GGAGTGATGAAAAGGCATGGTTTCAAAGGAATGCCAGCATCTCACGGAGCATCATTATCTCATAGGAGCGGTGGTTCTACGGGTCAGAGGGATGCTCCTGGAAAG GTTTTCAAAGGAAGGAAGATGGCTGGGCGTATGGGTGGAAAGCAGAGAACTGTGAAAAATGTGTGGATATACAAAATTGACCCTGCAAGGAACTTGATATGGGTGAAAGGACCA ATCCCCGGTGCCGAAGGAAGCTTTGTATTTATAAAAGACGCCATGTACAAGAGACTCAATAAGTCGGCAATCCTTCCATTTCCTACGTACTTTGCAACTGATGGTGAGGACACAGACAAGTTGGAACCTCTTGTTGCTGATCTTGGAGAAGTAGATCCATTTATGATTGGAGATTGA
- the LOC103483926 gene encoding uncharacterized protein LOC103483926 isoform X2 — protein sequence MEFGDEDDDWNLTPEELDSLERDAVQKIAQLQNSASSSSSSSSSFNAFVPCSASNQHPHQSCQSNTHLNSSVNKAKISNPNAHDSAFQPSQLNPVLGSRSRAVENASPLAGVLPSSAAAKEHVGEEGAKERPKLSVKFFLHSSGNIAAKFSYDQVLVDAFRKIPKATWNGKERLWMFPISSLSVAESALRDVVGFKVEVENLDNLVHRAIVAASLLPDLRDKYNKLPADIESKLLPFQREGVRFILQHGGRALLADEMGLGKTLQAIAVAACVRDAWPVLILTPSSLRLHWAAMIQQWLKIPSSDIHVVLSQYCGSNKGGFTILSSSSKSSLHLDGLFNIISYDVVQKLQNILMASEFKVVIADESHFMKNAQAKRTVACVPVIQKAQYAILLSGTPALSRPIELLKQLEALYPNVYKNVHEYGNRYCKGGTFGLYQGASNHVELHNLMKATLMIRRLKKDVLSELPLKRRQQVFLDLAEKDIREIRALFCELEVVKGKIKACRSEEVESLKFQQKNLINKIYTDSAEAKIPAVLNYLETVIEAGCKFLVFAHHQPMIDAIHQFFQKKKVNCIRIDGGTPPAMRQALVSDFQQKDSIMAAVLSIKAGGVGLTLTAASTVIFTELSWTPGDLIQAEDRAHRIGQVSSVNIHYLLANDTVDDIIWDVVQSKLENLGQMLDGEENTLEVAVKQQPITSSSPNSKQKTLDSFIKRCNNASADTQSKLKLPKH from the exons ATGGAATTTGGAGACGAAGATGATGACTGGAACTTGACCCCCGAAGAACTTGATTCCCTCGAGAGAGACGCTGTTCAGAAGATTGCTCAACTTCAAAAttcagcttcttcttcttcttcttcttcttcttcgttcaaTGCCTTTGTTCCTTGCTCTGCTTCTAATCAACACCCCCATCAGTCTTGTCAATCCAACACCCACCTTAATTCGAGCGTCAATAAGGCCAAAATCAGCAACCCAAATGCCCATGACTCTGCATTTCAACCTTCCCAACTCAATCCCGTACTGGGTTCTCGTTCTCGCGCG GTGGAGAACGCCTCTCCCTTGGCCGGAGTATTACCTTCATCAGCTGCGGCAAAAGAACATGTTG GAGAGGAAGGTGCAAAGGAACGACCTAAGCTTTCTGTCAAATTTTTTCTTCACAGTAGCGGAAACATTGCTGCCAAATTTTCATACGATCAG GTACTGGTAGATGCTTTTCGAAAGATCCCTAAAGCCACTTGGAATGGAAAAGAAAG ATTATGGATGTTTCCAATATCTAGTTTGTCAGTGGCAGAAAGCGCCCTACGTGATGTAGTTGGTTTTAAAGTTGAG GTAGAGAACTTAGATAACCTGGTGCATCGTGCTATCGTAGCAGCTTCTCTACTTCCTGATCTACGAG ACAAATATAACAAGTTACCTGCCGACATTGAATCGAAGCTTTTGCCATTTCAGCGGGAAGGTGTTAG GTTTATTTTACAACATGGAGGTCGTGCTCTTTTAGCAGATGAAATGGGGTTGGGGAAAACTTTGCAG GCTATTGCTGTGGCTGCGTGTGTTCGTGATGCTTGGCCTGTCCTCATACTCACACCGTCTTCCTTACGGTTGCACTGGGCTgca ATGATTCAGCAATGGCTCAAAATTCCCTCATCAGATATACAT GTTGTTTTATCCCAATATTGCGGGTCAAATAAGGGTGGATTTACAATACTCTCCTCAAGCAGCAAAAGCAGCCTTCATCTTGACGGCCTTTTTAACATTATCTCCTACGACGTGGTTCAGAAGTTACAGAATATTCTAATGGCATCGGAGTTTAAG GTTGTAATTGCAGACGAGTCACACTTCATGAAAAATGCTCAAGCGAAGAGGACAGTTGCTTGTGTGCCCGTTATACAG AAAGCTCAGTATGCCATTTTGCTCAGTGGAACTCCAGCATTGTCTCGACCAATTGAACTCCTCAAGCAG CTGGAAGCTTTATATCCAAATGTATATAAAAATGTTCACGAGTATGGCAACAGATACTGCAAGGGT GGAACTTTTGGATTGTATCAAGGTGCAAGCAACCATGTAGAATTACACAATCTGATGAAAGCAACGTTGATGATCCGCAGGCTTAAAAAGGATGTTCTTTCTGAGCTCCCTCTGAAGCGTAGGCAACAG GTGTTCCTAGATTTGGCTGAGAAGGACATAAGGGAAATTAGGGCTTTATTTTGTGAG TTAGAGGTTGTTAAAGGAAAAATCAAAGCCTGCAGATCAGAGGAGGTAGAATCGCTGAAGTTTCAACAAAAGAATCTTATTAACAAG ATCTACACTGATTCTGCTGAAGCCAAAATTCCAGCAGTTCTTAATTATCTAGAGACCGTGATTGAG GCAGGTTGCAAGTTTCTGGTTTTTGCTCATCATCAGCCCATGATTGATGCTATACACCAGTTTTTTCAA AAAAAGAAAGTGAATTGCATTCGAATTGACGGCGGTACTCCTCCAGCAATGAGACAAGCTCTGGTTTCAGACTTCCAGCAGAAAGATTCAATCATGGCAGCAGTG TTATCTATTAAAGCTGGAGGCGTTGGGCTAACATTAACCGCCGCAAGCACAGTTATTTTCACCGAGCTTTCTTGGACTCCAGGTGATCTGATTCAAGCTGAAGATCGGGCTCATAGAATCGGACAG GTGTCTTCTGTTAACATACATTATCTACTAGCAAATGACACAGTCGATGATATCATATG GGATGTTGTACAGAGCAAGTTAGAGAATTTAGGACAG ATGCTGGATGGGGAAGAGAACACATTGGAAGTAGCAGTGAAGCAACAGCCAATTACAAGTAGCAGTCCAAATTCAAAGCAAAAGACTTTAGATTCTTTTATTAAACGTTGCAACAATGCAAGTGCTGATACCCAATCCAAGTTGAAACTTCCCAAGCACTAA
- the LOC103483927 gene encoding diacylglycerol O-acyltransferase 3, with amino-acid sequence MEVYGAVSRQLPGLFRRDFSQSVEVYDADTRRGPCSLSISGRSVGNETRALGLVSRRRMDSSRFCDDGYLRYYVGPTCQGGNLKKEKEAVKKKLKLLKGLSATDYESSLLFRFDHGSIDEFQSDRFSIEKTREALTRQLQQLKLEEKEQKRKKKLEKAKLKAARTKTIHDSSSSSSESSDNEGHMNTRSYQLKKALSQPFPDQYKTNAIHVSTLPLPLQTQLLNSKTENIGVTRSTSVGRIEVCMGNKCKKAGAAALMEEFERVMGDEAAVCGCKCMGKCRDGPNVRVLGSMEMQNPLCIGVGVEDVDRIVAEYLGQKGGQTQSRLAPAAI; translated from the exons ATGGAGGTCTACGGCGCCGTTTCCCGGCAGCTCCCCGGCCTCTTCCGCCGCGATTTTTCTCAATCCGTCGAAGTCTACGACGCAGATACCCGTCGGGGCCCCTGTAGCCTGTCTATTTCCGGTCGTTCGGTTGGTAATGAAACTCGAGCTTTGGGGCTCGTCAGTCGTCGGAGAATGGATTCTTCTAGGTTCTGCGATGACGGTTATTTGCGGTATTATGTTGGACCGACTTGTCAGGGGGGGAAtttgaagaaggagaaggaggcggtgaagaagaaattgaaattGTTGAAAGGATTGTCTGCTACGGATTATGAATCGAGCTTGTTGTTTCGTTTCGATCATGGCTCTATCGACGAATTTCAGTCGGATCGCTTCTCT ATTGAGAAAACAAGAGAGGCATTGACAAGACAACTCCAACAGCTAAAATTAGAGGAGAAAgagcagaaaagaaaaaagaagctAGAAAAGGCCAAGCTAAAGGCAGCTCGAACAAAAACCATTCACGACTCATCATCTTCATCCTCTGAATCCAGCGACAATGAAGGCCATATGAACACAAGAAGCTACCAATTAAAGAAAGCGCTTTCACAGCCATTCCCAGATCAATACAAGACTAACGCCATCCATGTATCAACATTGCCTCTTCCACTGCAAACCCAACTTCTCAATTCGAAAACTGAAAACATCGGTGTAACCCGATCGACCTCTGTAGGGAGGATTGAAGTGTGTATGGGAAACAAGTGCAAGAAGGCAGGAGCAGCAGCATTGATGGAAGAATTTGAGAGGGTGATGGGGGATGAAGCTGCTGTTTGTGGGTGTAAATGCATGGGAAAATGTAGAGATGGACCAAATGTGAGAGTTTTGGGTTCTATGGAGATGCAAAATCCTCTGTGCATTGGAGTTGGGGTGGAAGATGTTGATAGAATTGTAGCTGAGTATCTTGGACAAAAAGGGGGGCAGACACAATCAAGGTTAGCACCTGCAGCAATTTGA
- the LOC103483926 gene encoding uncharacterized protein LOC103483926 isoform X1, with translation MEFGDEDDDWNLTPEELDSLERDAVQKIAQLQNSASSSSSSSSSFNAFVPCSASNQHPHQSCQSNTHLNSSVNKAKISNPNAHDSAFQPSQLNPVLGSRSRAVENASPLAGVLPSSAAAKEHVGEEGAKERPKLSVKFFLHSSGNIAAKFSYDQVLVDAFRKIPKATWNGKERLWMFPISSLSVAESALRDVVGFKVEVENLDNLVHRAIVAASLLPDLRDKYNKLPADIESKLLPFQREGVRFILQHGGRALLADEMGLGKTLQAIAVAACVRDAWPVLILTPSSLRLHWAAMIQQWLKIPSSDIHVFIASMFCNACPFVCVVLSQYCGSNKGGFTILSSSSKSSLHLDGLFNIISYDVVQKLQNILMASEFKVVIADESHFMKNAQAKRTVACVPVIQKAQYAILLSGTPALSRPIELLKQLEALYPNVYKNVHEYGNRYCKGGTFGLYQGASNHVELHNLMKATLMIRRLKKDVLSELPLKRRQQVFLDLAEKDIREIRALFCELEVVKGKIKACRSEEVESLKFQQKNLINKIYTDSAEAKIPAVLNYLETVIEAGCKFLVFAHHQPMIDAIHQFFQKKKVNCIRIDGGTPPAMRQALVSDFQQKDSIMAAVLSIKAGGVGLTLTAASTVIFTELSWTPGDLIQAEDRAHRIGQVSSVNIHYLLANDTVDDIIWDVVQSKLENLGQMLDGEENTLEVAVKQQPITSSSPNSKQKTLDSFIKRCNNASADTQSKLKLPKH, from the exons ATGGAATTTGGAGACGAAGATGATGACTGGAACTTGACCCCCGAAGAACTTGATTCCCTCGAGAGAGACGCTGTTCAGAAGATTGCTCAACTTCAAAAttcagcttcttcttcttcttcttcttcttcttcgttcaaTGCCTTTGTTCCTTGCTCTGCTTCTAATCAACACCCCCATCAGTCTTGTCAATCCAACACCCACCTTAATTCGAGCGTCAATAAGGCCAAAATCAGCAACCCAAATGCCCATGACTCTGCATTTCAACCTTCCCAACTCAATCCCGTACTGGGTTCTCGTTCTCGCGCG GTGGAGAACGCCTCTCCCTTGGCCGGAGTATTACCTTCATCAGCTGCGGCAAAAGAACATGTTG GAGAGGAAGGTGCAAAGGAACGACCTAAGCTTTCTGTCAAATTTTTTCTTCACAGTAGCGGAAACATTGCTGCCAAATTTTCATACGATCAG GTACTGGTAGATGCTTTTCGAAAGATCCCTAAAGCCACTTGGAATGGAAAAGAAAG ATTATGGATGTTTCCAATATCTAGTTTGTCAGTGGCAGAAAGCGCCCTACGTGATGTAGTTGGTTTTAAAGTTGAG GTAGAGAACTTAGATAACCTGGTGCATCGTGCTATCGTAGCAGCTTCTCTACTTCCTGATCTACGAG ACAAATATAACAAGTTACCTGCCGACATTGAATCGAAGCTTTTGCCATTTCAGCGGGAAGGTGTTAG GTTTATTTTACAACATGGAGGTCGTGCTCTTTTAGCAGATGAAATGGGGTTGGGGAAAACTTTGCAG GCTATTGCTGTGGCTGCGTGTGTTCGTGATGCTTGGCCTGTCCTCATACTCACACCGTCTTCCTTACGGTTGCACTGGGCTgca ATGATTCAGCAATGGCTCAAAATTCCCTCATCAGATATACATGTATTCATCGCATCCATGTTCTGTAATGCTTGCCCCTttgtgtgt GTTGTTTTATCCCAATATTGCGGGTCAAATAAGGGTGGATTTACAATACTCTCCTCAAGCAGCAAAAGCAGCCTTCATCTTGACGGCCTTTTTAACATTATCTCCTACGACGTGGTTCAGAAGTTACAGAATATTCTAATGGCATCGGAGTTTAAG GTTGTAATTGCAGACGAGTCACACTTCATGAAAAATGCTCAAGCGAAGAGGACAGTTGCTTGTGTGCCCGTTATACAG AAAGCTCAGTATGCCATTTTGCTCAGTGGAACTCCAGCATTGTCTCGACCAATTGAACTCCTCAAGCAG CTGGAAGCTTTATATCCAAATGTATATAAAAATGTTCACGAGTATGGCAACAGATACTGCAAGGGT GGAACTTTTGGATTGTATCAAGGTGCAAGCAACCATGTAGAATTACACAATCTGATGAAAGCAACGTTGATGATCCGCAGGCTTAAAAAGGATGTTCTTTCTGAGCTCCCTCTGAAGCGTAGGCAACAG GTGTTCCTAGATTTGGCTGAGAAGGACATAAGGGAAATTAGGGCTTTATTTTGTGAG TTAGAGGTTGTTAAAGGAAAAATCAAAGCCTGCAGATCAGAGGAGGTAGAATCGCTGAAGTTTCAACAAAAGAATCTTATTAACAAG ATCTACACTGATTCTGCTGAAGCCAAAATTCCAGCAGTTCTTAATTATCTAGAGACCGTGATTGAG GCAGGTTGCAAGTTTCTGGTTTTTGCTCATCATCAGCCCATGATTGATGCTATACACCAGTTTTTTCAA AAAAAGAAAGTGAATTGCATTCGAATTGACGGCGGTACTCCTCCAGCAATGAGACAAGCTCTGGTTTCAGACTTCCAGCAGAAAGATTCAATCATGGCAGCAGTG TTATCTATTAAAGCTGGAGGCGTTGGGCTAACATTAACCGCCGCAAGCACAGTTATTTTCACCGAGCTTTCTTGGACTCCAGGTGATCTGATTCAAGCTGAAGATCGGGCTCATAGAATCGGACAG GTGTCTTCTGTTAACATACATTATCTACTAGCAAATGACACAGTCGATGATATCATATG GGATGTTGTACAGAGCAAGTTAGAGAATTTAGGACAG ATGCTGGATGGGGAAGAGAACACATTGGAAGTAGCAGTGAAGCAACAGCCAATTACAAGTAGCAGTCCAAATTCAAAGCAAAAGACTTTAGATTCTTTTATTAAACGTTGCAACAATGCAAGTGCTGATACCCAATCCAAGTTGAAACTTCCCAAGCACTAA
- the LOC103483924 gene encoding uncharacterized protein LOC103483924: protein MNRQLNHLQTNSISHCQECGISQSACWILHNVRHKATFRRLCTNCVLKHNLSRFCPLCFDVYEDSTPPPSHHRVMCYRCPSISHLSCVSFRFSSTFLCPLCSDPRFVFFDGFDSGVSLRQSESTVAFLAGKNVDAKSGKAIVAAARVSAQSMRRAALDARAVAEMKIKNAAFAKKQATLALEQLAYLVLQEKDKNGYSKSNGDAVASERNVEEEEYKLHEKEVTAIFDL from the coding sequence ATGAATCGCCAACTCAACCATCTTCAGACCAACTCCATTTCTCACTGCCAAGAGTGCGGCATCTCTCAATCCGCCTGTTGGATCCTCCACAATGTTCGTCACAAAGCCACCTTCCGTCGTCTCTGCACTAATTGTGTCCTCAAGCACAATCTCTCCCGTTTTTGTCCTCTTTGCTTCGATGTTTATGAGGATTCAACTCCTCCGCCGTCTCATCACCGAGTTATGTGCTACAGATGTCCTTCAATCTCTCATCTCTCTTGCGTTTCCTTTCGATTTTCCTCTACCTTCCTATGCCCTCTCTGCTCCGATCCTCGTTTTGTCTTCTTCGATGGTTTTGACTCCGGCGTCAGCCTTCGTCAATCGGAGTCTACTGTCGCCTTTTTAGCCGGGAAAAATGTTGATGCTAAATCAGGGAAAGCTATTGTCGCTGCGGCTCGTGTGTCCGCTCAATCCATGAGGAGAGCAGCTCTTGACGCTAGGGCTGTTGCGGAGATGAAGATAAAGAACGCCGCGTTTGCGAAGAAACAAGCTACTCTCGCATTGGAACAGCTTGCGTATCTTGTTCTTCAGGAGAAGGATAAGAATGGATATTCTAAAAGTAATGGAGATGCTGTTGCTAGTGAGAGGaatgttgaagaagaagaatacaAGCTACATGAGAAAGAGGTAACCGCCATTTTCGATCTATGA